In one Nicotiana tomentosiformis chromosome 6, ASM39032v3, whole genome shotgun sequence genomic region, the following are encoded:
- the LOC104098830 gene encoding serine/threonine-protein kinase BLUS1: MAYNQEEHDQEEHKKIQYPLDSTCYTILDEIGKGVSAIVYKAICLPMNSSVVAIKAIDLDQSRADLDNIRREAKTMSLLSHPNILKAHCSFTVDHYIWVIMPFMSAGSLQSIISSAFPDGLSEPCIAIVLKETLNALAYLHNQGHLHRDIKSGNILIDSDGTIKLADFGVSASIYEPISAYGSSYSSSSSCLMFTDVAGTPYWMAPEVIHSHTGYSFKADIWSFGITALELAHGRPPLSHLPPSKSLFMKITKKFRFSDYEKTRNSKNYKKFSKSFKDMVGLCLDQDPSKRPSAEKLLKHPFFKCSNKGPDFLVKHILQGLPSVEQRFRQSKIQRQLSLKKSDDENEEDPVQGEISKQRRISGWNFNVQGFELVPVFPVEKDQQISVKQENDDVDETEIIIQEKELGSDTSTISSPGGSRQSSEVDGAIVCSGDRKIHTEIGGGSVSMEVMLASLLFLKKSLDDQRQNVMNLISIFYGEHHSVEVSRKDHLIEVIDKLRNELENEKKKNCALQLELEFLKSQYSNE; this comes from the exons ATGGCTTATAATCAAGAAGAACATGATCAAGAAGAGCACAAAAAAATTCAGTATCCTTTAGACTCAACATGCTATACAATTCTTGATGAGATTGGTAAAGGTGTTAGTGCAATTGTATACAAGGCCATTTGTCTACCAATGAACTCCTCTGTTGTAGCAATCAAAGCCATTGATCTTGATCAATCAAGAGCTGATCTTGACAACATTAGACGTGAAGCTAAAACCATGTCCCTTCTTTCTCATCCAAATATCCTTAAAGCACACTGTTCTTTCACTGTTGATCATTATATTTGGGTAATCATGCCTTTTATGTCTGCTGGTTCTTTGCAATCCATAATTTCCTCTGCTTTTCCTGATGGTTTATCCGAGCCATGTATCGCGATAGTCCTAAAAGAAACACTCAATGCATTGGCATATCTTCATAATCAAGGCCATCTTCACCGCGATATTAAATCAGGGAACATACTGATTGATTCTGACGGAACTATAAAGCTTGCGGATTTTGGAGTTTCTGCATCAATTTATGAACCAATTTCAGCTTATGGATCGTCGTATTCGTCCTCTTCTTCGTGTTTAATGTTCACTGACGTAGCTGGAACACCTTATTGGATGGCACCTGAAGTGATACATTCACATACAGGGTATAGTTTCAAGGCTGATATTTGGTCTTTTGGTATTACTGCTTTGGAATTAGCACATGGACGGCCTCCACTGTCTCATCTTCCTCCTTCAAAATCCTTGTTCATGAAAATCACAAAGAAATTTCGGTTTTCTGATTATGAGAAAACAAGAAACAGCAAGAATTACAAGAAATTCTCCAAATCTTTTAAGGATATGGTAGGATTATGTCTTGATCAAGATCCATCTAAAAGGCCGTCAGCAGAGAAATTGTTGAAACATCCTTTCTTTAAGTGCAGTAATAAAGGTCCTGATTTTTTGGTTAAGCACATCTTGCAG GGGTTGCCGAGTGTGGAACAGAGATTCAGACAATCAAAGATTCAAAGACAATTGTCTTTAAAGAAATCTGATGATGAAAATGAGGAGGATCCAGTACAAGGAGAAATTTCTAAGCAAAGAAGGATCAGTGGGTGGAATTTCAATGTACAAGGATTTGAACTTGTTCCAGTTTTCCCGGTTGAAAAAGATCAACAAATTAGCGTAAAACAAGAAAATGATGATGTTGATGAAACTGAAATCATCATTCAAGAAAAGGAACTGGGTTCAGATACATCGACTATAAGTTCGCCAGGAGGTTCACGCCAATCGTCTGAGGTTGATGGTGCTATAGTTTGTAGTGGAGATAGAAAAATTCATACTGAAATCGGAGGTGGGAGTGTTAGTATGGAAGTAATGTTGGCTAGCTTATTGTTTTTAAAGAAGAGTTTGGATGATCAAAGACAAAATGTAATGAATTTGATAAGTATTTTCTATGGGGAACACCACAGTGTGGAAGTGAGTAGGAAAGATCATTTGATTGAGGTGATTGATAAGCTGAGAAATGAACTGGAGAATGAGAAGAAGAAAAACTGTGCTTTGCAGCTCGAGTTAGAGTTTCTGAAGTCGCAGTATTCGAACGAGTAG
- the LOC138894481 gene encoding serine/threonine-protein phosphatase 7 long form homolog, whose translation MDAEITDDSPSEVIDRHTKLVLLLMFGGVLFPNTSGNLFSLRFLHYLEQLDDLPGYSWGETVLGYLYRQMCRASIGTQRDVAEFLPLLQRPYSDALIAGLPDYCSCGRAIWSSYVPLICIDIVEHHATERVLRQFGRPQLVPIPPAWLRTHYQRDDRSRVDQTNLNWIEAQIEVWDQRYDLIPPPPAPEHTDGEHEYMGWYHIVTRLHVGNPVHRAGGRYIPYAGRQEALDIGLYQFYQLGLQMLLHTGEGAAALHKYGHRVTDLAAQTLRRARDDERLGYEAAYVQPEENHHRPPVEPGHGRRGRHGKRERGVPRGRGSRRGWCPLKGGVEAPVEDIRDHQPVDHPEPHDPPHDMPSFSLQLSLGTSQLTPSASLLIVGTIITQQEWD comes from the exons ATGGATGCGGAGATTACAGATGATTCACCATCGGAAGTTATCGATCGGCACACAAAATTAGTGCTGCTGTTGATGTTTGGTGGTGTActattcccgaacacttcgggaaacctaTTTAGCTTGAGATTTCTACATTATCTTGAGCAGCTAGATGATTTGCCTGGTTACAGCTGGGGTGAAACTGTTCTAGGTTACCTATATAGGCAGATGTGTCGGGCGTCCATTGGCACCCAGAGAGACGTTGCCGAATTTTTACCGCTACTGCAG AGGCCATATAGTGACGCGCTCatagctggtttgcccgattattgctcctGCGGCCGAGCTATATGGAGCTCTTATGTCCCACTGATATGTAtcgatattgtcgagcatcatgccaccgagcgagtccttcgccagtttggtAGACCGCAACTTGTACCTATTCCACCCGCTTGGCTTAggacacattaccagcgggatgatcgttccagggttgACCAGACAAACTTGAACTGGATAGAGGCCCAGATTGAGGTTTGGGACCAGAGGTATGACCTGATTCCTCCACCCCCTGCACCTGAGCATACAGATGGcgagcatgagtatatgggctGGTATCACATCGTTACCCGACTtcatgtcgggaatcccgttcatCGCGCTGGTGGTCGATACATTCCATACGCTGGGAGGCaggaggcactg GATATTGGATTATATCAATTCTACCAGTTAGGACTACAGATGCTACTGCATACCGGCGAGGGAGCGGCAGCTTTGCATAAGTATGGCCATCGGGTTACAGATCTGGCTGCCCAGACATTGAGGCGTGCCCGAGATGATGAGCGATTAGGATACGAGGCTGCTTATGTGCAGCCAGAGGAGAACCATCACAGGCCACCAGTGGAGCCTGGACATGGTAGACGTGGCAGGCATGGCAAGAGAGAAAGAggtgtcccacgaggtcgtggTAGTCGGCGAGGATGGTGTCCCTTGaaagggggcgttgaggcacccGTAGAGGATATTAGAGATCATCAGCCGGTTGACCACCCTGAGCCACATGATCCTCCTCATGATATGCCGTCATTCAGCCTGCAGCTGTCGCTAGGGACTTCGCAGTTGACCCCGTCAGCTTCATTGTTGATCGTGGGCACGATCATTACGCAACAGGAGTGGGATTAG